From Rhodococcus sp. B7740, one genomic window encodes:
- a CDS encoding TetR/AcrR family transcriptional regulator, producing MSIDEPKNIDEALSASTEFDTVERWRRSKIDRRHSLIDDILAVVRSHGHDPGLDVIVSEMGVSKSLLRRNFVDSSDLAETALARYVSVEIEPRIRSALSSQKTDHPVIRAVTGAYVEVFTHDRPAYLFVTTHSAASGSKLIADTDYRIARLITAALGTSLGAQKMSTAGTAPIAFAILGTVRLCVHWWATQELVTADELVACVATMLEGGIRGITADEICGMTADEIC from the coding sequence ATGAGCATCGACGAACCGAAGAACATCGACGAAGCGCTGAGCGCATCGACAGAGTTCGACACTGTGGAGCGTTGGAGGAGATCGAAAATCGACCGCAGACATTCCCTGATCGACGACATACTCGCTGTCGTCCGATCTCACGGCCACGACCCCGGCCTCGATGTCATCGTGAGCGAGATGGGGGTATCGAAGTCGTTGCTGCGAAGGAATTTCGTCGACAGTTCCGATCTGGCCGAAACGGCCCTAGCGCGCTACGTCTCGGTGGAGATCGAACCGCGGATTCGATCAGCCTTGTCGTCGCAGAAGACCGATCACCCAGTGATTCGGGCGGTGACCGGAGCGTATGTCGAGGTATTCACGCATGACCGGCCCGCCTATCTGTTCGTCACAACGCACTCGGCAGCGTCGGGTAGCAAGCTCATCGCCGATACCGACTACCGAATTGCACGGCTGATCACTGCAGCGCTGGGCACGTCTCTCGGCGCGCAGAAAATGAGCACAGCGGGCACCGCTCCGATTGCGTTTGCCATCCTCGGAACTGTGAGGCTCTGCGTTCACTGGTGGGCCACACAAGAACTCGTCACCGCAGATGAACTCGTCGCATGTGTGGCGACAATGTTGGAGGGCGGCATACGCGGGATCACCGCCGACGAAATTTGCGGGATGACCGCCGACGAGATTTGTTGA
- a CDS encoding SDR family NAD(P)-dependent oxidoreductase — translation MEMSETTAVVTGAASGLGAAVARRLARHGAHVLGLDVPHSIERAGNTAPENVTLVAADVTSEAEVIAALDLVDPTHPIRIAVNCAGVGWAGRIVSKHGPHDLEIFRTVMTVNLLGTFNVMRLAADRMRRLDPVDENGQRGLIVNTASVAAFEGQVGQAAYAASKGGIHAMTITAARDLAQYGIRVNTIAPGTVDTPMLAAMDAGYRAALASSVPFPARLGQPDEFAQLVQMLVEHDYINGETTRMDGAVRMAPR, via the coding sequence ATGGAGATGTCAGAAACGACGGCGGTAGTGACAGGTGCGGCATCGGGATTGGGTGCCGCGGTGGCGCGCAGGCTCGCCCGGCACGGAGCTCACGTCCTCGGTCTGGATGTACCGCACTCGATCGAACGCGCCGGAAACACCGCCCCCGAGAACGTCACGTTGGTGGCGGCGGACGTCACGAGCGAGGCAGAGGTGATCGCCGCTCTCGATCTGGTCGATCCGACCCATCCGATCAGAATCGCGGTCAACTGCGCGGGCGTCGGATGGGCCGGCCGCATCGTGTCCAAGCACGGGCCGCACGATCTGGAAATCTTCCGCACGGTGATGACCGTCAACCTCCTCGGCACCTTCAACGTCATGCGACTGGCGGCCGACAGAATGCGAAGGCTCGATCCGGTCGACGAGAACGGACAACGCGGACTGATCGTCAATACCGCGTCCGTGGCGGCATTCGAAGGCCAAGTGGGTCAGGCGGCATATGCTGCCTCCAAGGGCGGGATACACGCGATGACCATCACCGCGGCGCGCGATCTGGCACAGTACGGAATCAGGGTTAACACCATCGCCCCGGGCACCGTCGACACCCCGATGCTGGCGGCGATGGACGCGGGATACCGCGCGGCACTGGCCTCGAGCGTTCCGTTCCCCGCGCGTCTGGGACAGCCGGACGAATTCGCGCAATTGGTGCAGATGTTGGTCGAACACGACTACATCAACGGTGAAACGACCCGAATGGACGGCGCAGTACGGATGGCTCCCCGATAG
- a CDS encoding metal-dependent hydrolase, which translates to MDPLDPGVVSLTARNVEFDWTATPLHWLPDEPVASHTISALNLLLPEGERWFCSTYAEALPLIEDERLREDVRGFIGQETMHAETHNVVLYDFLDTHGIDPRPFAAQAEFLMRRVLGPRPTGSPKRRRQQLIERIALIGAIEHMTAFLGDYALNSQWDELGGDPTMIDLYRWHGAEEVEHRNVAHDVAQYFGVGYFRRNIAMIIAFVGFLVLMLRGTKYIVRQDPALKNMGYLRIYIAWTKAMKRDALPSLAHMTWGVARYLKPSYSPEHEGNTAQAVAYLAWSPAARAAAR; encoded by the coding sequence GTGGACCCCCTCGATCCAGGTGTCGTCTCGCTCACCGCGCGCAACGTCGAATTCGATTGGACAGCGACACCGCTGCATTGGCTTCCCGACGAACCGGTCGCCTCGCACACCATCAGCGCCTTGAACTTACTGCTCCCGGAGGGCGAGAGGTGGTTCTGCTCCACCTACGCCGAAGCTCTCCCGCTGATCGAGGACGAAAGGCTGCGGGAAGATGTCCGCGGCTTCATCGGACAGGAAACGATGCACGCCGAGACCCACAATGTGGTGCTCTACGACTTTCTGGACACCCATGGAATAGATCCCCGCCCGTTTGCCGCGCAGGCCGAATTTCTCATGCGCCGTGTTCTCGGCCCACGCCCCACCGGTTCACCGAAACGTCGACGTCAGCAACTGATCGAACGTATCGCCTTGATCGGGGCCATCGAGCACATGACGGCCTTCCTGGGGGACTACGCACTGAATTCGCAGTGGGACGAGCTGGGCGGCGACCCCACCATGATCGATCTCTATCGATGGCACGGTGCCGAAGAGGTCGAGCACCGCAACGTCGCGCACGACGTCGCGCAATACTTCGGGGTCGGATACTTCCGCCGCAATATCGCCATGATCATCGCGTTCGTCGGATTCTTGGTTCTCATGCTCCGCGGCACGAAGTACATAGTCCGCCAGGACCCAGCGCTGAAGAACATGGGATACCTGCGCATCTACATTGCTTGGACGAAAGCGATGAAGCGCGACGCCTTACCGTCACTTGCCCACATGACCTGGGGGGTAGCGCGATATCTCAAACCCTCCTACTCGCCGGAACACGAAGGCAACACCGCCCAGGCTGTCGCCTACCTCGCATGGTCCCCGGCAGCGCGCGCGGCAGCGCGATGA
- a CDS encoding MlaD family protein: protein MSTRRIVAHIALFLVLALACASYIVDATGGLRVLGNDLTFSVEVEDAGGLAVRSEVDYRGVPIGQVTSVVPDPGRQLVRIEVSAAPDTRIPTAATAAVGQDTAAPVLKLRLFSESDTAPYLPDGGVIPLAQTGAPVAISSVLARLVTLIDSVNPADLDTVTRELGVGLPGRATELGELLDSVSDLTEVIAPRREEIERILDDASELLVDSGSGTASIPELISAARTATDLAADNDTQIRANLITIPDVLLDRLLPLVNDNSAGVAALLTSAVGPAQIIGARTDAIDRFLTTVPDGLATLASPVKDNRLQVDLVPTLGVPCFYDTDRRTPYETEPRPLERDLRCVPPGGIPPRGADSAPTIAEDLANLYANGTG, encoded by the coding sequence ATGAGCACGCGCCGCATCGTGGCGCACATAGCACTCTTCCTTGTGCTCGCCCTCGCCTGTGCGTCATACATCGTCGACGCCACCGGTGGGCTGCGCGTACTGGGCAACGACCTCACCTTCAGTGTGGAGGTCGAAGATGCCGGTGGGCTGGCGGTGCGGTCGGAGGTGGACTACCGAGGTGTGCCGATCGGTCAGGTGACTTCGGTCGTACCGGACCCGGGCCGGCAACTGGTCCGGATCGAGGTCTCTGCTGCGCCCGATACCCGCATACCCACCGCAGCGACCGCAGCTGTCGGACAGGACACAGCAGCCCCGGTGCTCAAGCTGCGCCTGTTCTCCGAATCGGACACTGCGCCGTATCTCCCCGACGGAGGGGTCATTCCGCTCGCTCAGACGGGTGCACCGGTGGCGATCTCCTCGGTCCTCGCCCGACTGGTGACGCTGATCGACAGTGTGAACCCGGCAGACCTGGACACGGTCACCCGAGAGCTGGGCGTCGGTCTCCCCGGTCGGGCCACCGAACTCGGCGAGCTGCTCGACAGCGTCAGCGATCTGACCGAAGTGATCGCGCCTAGACGAGAAGAAATCGAGCGGATTCTCGATGACGCATCGGAGCTGCTCGTCGACAGCGGAAGCGGAACAGCGTCGATTCCCGAGCTCATTTCCGCCGCCCGAACAGCCACCGACCTCGCCGCCGACAACGACACACAGATCCGCGCGAACCTGATCACCATCCCAGACGTGCTGCTCGATCGACTACTTCCCCTCGTGAACGACAACAGTGCAGGCGTCGCCGCACTGCTGACCTCGGCCGTCGGACCCGCACAGATCATCGGGGCTCGAACCGATGCCATCGACCGCTTCCTGACCACCGTGCCGGACGGGCTGGCCACGTTGGCATCGCCGGTCAAGGACAACCGGCTCCAGGTCGACCTCGTCCCGACCCTCGGCGTTCCATGCTTCTACGACACCGACAGGCGAACCCCGTACGAGACGGAGCCGAGGCCCCTCGAGCGCGATCTCCGGTGCGTCCCGCCGGGAGGAATTCCCCCGAGAGGTGCGGACAGTGCGCCGACGATCGCAGAAGACCTAGCGAACTTGTACGCGAACGGCACCGGGTGA
- a CDS encoding PDR/VanB family oxidoreductase: MTNAFPIPTDAPPHLYGRRRRDLFLGVISTLMNAHMAAVGMLRRTMPAGQPVDRTLAVVVSSRSVEAHDDNVVALTFTRPSGEALPPWRPGAHIDLTLPSGLRRQYSLSGDPAEADRYRIAVRRIPDGGGGSVEVHDVLDVGTEIVISEPRNAFAFAVPGYGSPARHLHFVAGGIGITPILPMLRLADSLGISWSMVYTGRSTDSLPFVAEVLAFGDKVTIRTDDVDGLPTSAELLTGIRPFAAIYACGPAPMISTLRIGADALADCEFHYERFSAPPIVDGQAFTVELARSGRVVDVPADVSALDAIVAVQPDTTYSCRQGFCRTCIVGVLGGEPDHRDGALTDAERTDHMLICVSRSQGDRLVLDL, translated from the coding sequence ATGACCAACGCTTTTCCGATTCCCACCGATGCGCCGCCGCATCTGTACGGACGCCGCCGCCGGGATCTGTTTCTCGGTGTCATCTCCACCCTGATGAACGCACACATGGCCGCGGTCGGAATGCTCCGCAGAACGATGCCTGCCGGGCAACCGGTGGACAGAACTCTCGCGGTCGTCGTCAGCAGCCGCAGTGTCGAAGCCCACGACGACAACGTCGTCGCCCTCACCTTCACTCGACCCTCCGGCGAAGCTCTCCCGCCCTGGCGACCCGGTGCCCATATCGATCTCACGCTCCCCTCGGGCCTGCGGCGTCAGTACTCACTGAGCGGAGATCCGGCCGAGGCGGACCGATACCGGATCGCTGTGCGGCGAATACCCGACGGTGGGGGCGGGTCGGTGGAGGTGCACGACGTTCTGGACGTGGGGACCGAGATCGTGATTTCGGAACCGCGGAATGCGTTCGCTTTTGCGGTGCCGGGCTACGGGTCACCGGCCCGGCATCTACATTTCGTCGCAGGTGGTATCGGGATAACCCCCATCCTGCCGATGCTCCGCCTCGCGGACAGCCTCGGCATCAGCTGGTCGATGGTCTACACCGGCCGCAGTACCGACTCGTTGCCGTTCGTAGCGGAGGTGCTCGCATTCGGCGACAAGGTGACCATCCGCACCGACGATGTCGACGGCCTACCGACGTCTGCCGAACTTCTCACCGGCATCCGCCCGTTCGCAGCGATCTATGCCTGTGGACCCGCTCCGATGATCAGTACGTTGCGGATCGGTGCCGACGCCCTCGCCGACTGCGAGTTTCACTACGAAAGATTTTCTGCGCCACCGATTGTCGACGGGCAAGCGTTCACGGTCGAACTCGCCCGGTCCGGTCGAGTCGTCGACGTGCCCGCCGACGTATCCGCACTCGACGCGATCGTTGCGGTGCAACCCGACACCACGTACTCCTGCCGGCAGGGGTTCTGCCGCACCTGCATCGTCGGAGTACTCGGCGGCGAACCGGATCACCGTGACGGCGCTCTGACCGACGCAGAGCGAACCGACCACATGCTGATCTGCGTATCACGCTCACAGGGTGATCGGCTCGTGCTCGACCTCTGA
- a CDS encoding TetR/AcrR family transcriptional regulator, which produces MPEPRRSASARQTRAREEFVDAAIRVIDADGPNPSMNAIAHEAGSTKPRLYRQFSDKSDLLAALGQRMSDEVYERAVSDFNFLLDAPSSSLRHAIRGYSDVVARHPNVFRVLARSRSAAEDDPSAAFDIGRDVARRFAAVATSVMKSVGLETDGVEFTSRAAVGAIVATTDLWLEEEDGATDIDRFSDQLTDLIGGLLQAFLRRNGVEIDPEKPAFMLLAELKK; this is translated from the coding sequence GTGCCCGAGCCTCGGAGATCTGCATCAGCCAGACAGACACGTGCCCGCGAGGAATTCGTCGACGCGGCCATTCGAGTCATCGACGCCGATGGTCCGAATCCGAGCATGAACGCCATCGCTCACGAAGCAGGTTCGACCAAACCCCGCCTGTATCGCCAGTTTTCGGACAAGTCCGATCTGTTGGCAGCGCTCGGTCAGCGCATGTCCGACGAGGTGTACGAACGTGCTGTGTCGGATTTCAATTTCCTTCTCGATGCGCCGTCGTCATCGCTGCGACATGCGATCCGCGGATACTCCGACGTCGTCGCCCGACATCCCAACGTCTTCCGTGTCCTGGCTCGATCCCGCTCGGCGGCAGAGGACGATCCGTCCGCGGCATTCGACATCGGCCGAGACGTCGCACGCCGCTTCGCCGCAGTGGCAACCTCGGTGATGAAGTCCGTCGGCCTCGAGACCGACGGTGTCGAATTCACCAGCCGAGCGGCGGTGGGAGCCATCGTGGCCACGACCGATCTATGGCTGGAGGAGGAAGACGGGGCCACTGACATCGACCGGTTCTCCGATCAACTCACCGACTTGATCGGAGGGCTCCTGCAGGCATTCCTACGGCGAAACGGCGTCGAGATCGACCCGGAGAAACCGGCATTCATGCTCCTGGCCGAGCTGAAGAAGTAA
- a CDS encoding N-acyl-D-amino-acid deacylase family protein — protein sequence MHDFDLVVENGLWFDGTGAEGRMRNLGIRNGLIAEISADPLPVGSATEIVDAKGKWVMPGFVDVHTHYDAEVLVNPALPESVRHGVTTVVIGNCSLSTVFSSPEECADLFSRVEAIPRQSMLDILSDHRTWTSPSAYVSVLESLPLGPNIAAFIGHSDIRTTVLGMAKATSDRYRPSQIELDAMGEMLTESLDAGFLGLSSMTNKLDKIDGKEFRSRSLPSTYSRWREMRFLNRILRDRGRILQSAPTINFHPNIAAFFAESSGFGGRPKLKTSLLSAADSKAYPPIVYFMLAAAPLLNKFAKTDFRWQHLPVPFTVYADGIDLVVFEEFGAGAAALHLQDEVERNELLGDENYRRWFRKNYDDKLSPRIWHRNFYDAVIVASPDAAIVGKTFGQLADSRGIHPVDAYLDLVVQYGKKLRWRTTIANDRPKFADRLARSSGVQMGFGDAGAHLRNMAFYNYPIRLLKRVHDTGFMTVEHAVHRLTGELAQWYGIDAGHLRLGDRADVVIIDPSGLNASVDGVYEAPIEQFGGISRMVNRNDDAVDATVIAGRIVYRRGRFTSDTDGTGRFLKAGSPPTDTAGSDPANRALRLTSKV from the coding sequence ATGCACGACTTCGACCTGGTCGTAGAGAACGGGCTGTGGTTCGACGGCACCGGAGCCGAAGGACGGATGCGCAACCTGGGCATCCGCAACGGACTAATCGCCGAGATCTCTGCGGATCCACTACCTGTGGGGAGCGCCACCGAGATCGTCGATGCGAAAGGTAAGTGGGTGATGCCCGGATTCGTCGACGTACACACCCATTACGACGCGGAAGTCCTCGTGAATCCGGCCCTACCGGAGTCGGTGCGGCACGGCGTCACGACCGTGGTCATCGGCAACTGCTCACTCTCGACCGTTTTCTCCAGCCCCGAAGAGTGCGCGGATCTGTTCAGTCGAGTCGAGGCCATCCCGCGCCAGTCCATGCTCGACATTCTCAGCGACCACCGAACGTGGACGAGTCCCTCCGCCTACGTATCGGTCCTGGAATCTCTGCCGCTCGGTCCCAACATCGCGGCGTTCATCGGCCATTCCGATATCCGCACCACGGTGCTGGGCATGGCCAAGGCCACCTCGGATAGGTACCGCCCCTCGCAGATCGAACTCGATGCGATGGGTGAGATGCTCACCGAGAGCCTCGACGCCGGCTTTTTGGGTCTGTCGTCGATGACCAACAAGCTCGACAAGATCGACGGCAAGGAATTCCGATCACGCTCACTGCCCTCGACGTACTCGCGGTGGCGTGAAATGCGTTTCCTCAATCGAATCCTGCGTGATCGTGGCCGCATCCTGCAAAGCGCGCCGACCATCAACTTTCATCCCAACATCGCCGCGTTCTTCGCCGAAAGCTCCGGGTTCGGCGGTCGGCCCAAGCTGAAGACATCACTGCTCTCGGCCGCGGATTCCAAGGCATACCCACCGATCGTCTACTTCATGCTTGCCGCGGCTCCCCTGTTGAACAAGTTCGCCAAGACCGACTTTCGCTGGCAACACCTGCCCGTCCCGTTCACCGTGTACGCCGACGGTATCGACCTCGTCGTGTTCGAGGAGTTCGGTGCCGGTGCCGCTGCATTGCATCTGCAGGACGAAGTCGAACGAAACGAACTACTGGGCGACGAGAACTATCGCCGATGGTTCCGCAAGAACTACGACGACAAACTCAGCCCCCGCATATGGCACCGAAACTTCTACGACGCGGTCATCGTGGCCAGCCCTGATGCAGCCATCGTCGGTAAGACATTCGGGCAACTCGCCGACTCCCGCGGAATTCACCCCGTCGACGCCTACCTCGATCTGGTTGTCCAGTACGGCAAAAAGCTCCGTTGGCGAACAACGATCGCCAATGACCGACCGAAATTCGCCGACAGGCTCGCCCGAAGTTCCGGAGTGCAGATGGGGTTCGGTGACGCCGGAGCGCACCTGCGCAACATGGCGTTCTACAACTATCCGATTCGACTGCTCAAAAGAGTTCACGACACCGGCTTCATGACAGTCGAGCACGCCGTGCACCGACTGACCGGCGAACTGGCCCAGTGGTACGGGATCGATGCCGGCCATCTGCGTCTCGGCGACCGCGCCGACGTGGTGATAATCGACCCGTCAGGCCTGAACGCGAGCGTCGACGGCGTATACGAAGCACCGATCGAACAATTCGGTGGAATCTCTCGCATGGTCAACCGCAACGACGACGCAGTCGACGCCACGGTCATCGCGGGAAGAATTGTGTATCGCCGGGGGCGGTTCACCTCGGACACCGATGGCACCGGACGGTTCCTCAAAGCTGGTTCACCGCCGACCGACACCGCGGGCAGCGATCCAGCAAACCGGGCGCTGCGGCTCACGTCGAAGGTCTAG
- a CDS encoding alpha/beta fold hydrolase: MSTPLPHGRPRQQLHEWTVDVAGAQLAVFEQGNPDGPTVVLVHGWPDTHHLWDGVVPSLVDSFRVISYDTRGHGRSTCRGTVAEMRIEQLADDFLAVVDSVRADQPVHVLAHDWGSVQVWDAVCRPGAHRSIASFTSISGPSLHHMGRWMQSRLTARTPKALWQWATQVISGMYTLFFMSGVLPRAFFRVFGTRYLWSLFLRIVERIDRRDIHLAETLTDDMVSGLRIYRANIFRTVLFPHDRFTSVPTQLLIPTRDPAVRPASFSNIDQWTAEVDIRRVKSGHWLPFKDPELVASAATAFIDKHTGKD, encoded by the coding sequence GTGTCGACACCATTGCCCCACGGCCGGCCGCGGCAGCAGCTTCACGAGTGGACCGTCGACGTGGCCGGTGCGCAGCTCGCAGTCTTCGAGCAGGGGAATCCGGACGGTCCGACGGTCGTTCTCGTACACGGCTGGCCGGACACCCACCACCTGTGGGATGGCGTCGTGCCGAGTCTGGTGGACTCGTTCAGGGTGATCTCGTACGATACCCGCGGTCACGGACGGTCCACTTGTCGAGGAACTGTCGCGGAGATGCGGATCGAGCAATTGGCAGACGACTTCCTTGCCGTGGTCGACAGCGTTCGTGCCGATCAGCCCGTTCATGTTCTCGCGCACGACTGGGGTTCGGTGCAGGTATGGGACGCCGTGTGCAGGCCCGGAGCCCACCGAAGCATCGCGTCGTTCACATCGATCTCGGGACCGAGCTTGCATCACATGGGTCGGTGGATGCAGTCACGGCTCACTGCACGAACCCCGAAAGCGCTGTGGCAGTGGGCCACTCAAGTCATCTCGGGCATGTACACGCTCTTCTTCATGTCAGGGGTACTGCCGCGGGCGTTCTTCCGCGTGTTCGGAACGCGCTATCTGTGGTCGTTGTTCCTGCGCATCGTCGAACGGATCGACCGCCGAGACATCCACCTGGCCGAGACGCTGACCGACGACATGGTCTCGGGCCTGCGTATATACCGCGCCAACATCTTCCGCACCGTTCTGTTTCCGCACGACCGTTTCACCTCTGTACCGACCCAGTTGCTGATACCCACTCGAGACCCGGCCGTGCGTCCGGCCTCGTTCTCGAACATCGACCAGTGGACCGCCGAGGTCGACATCCGTCGAGTCAAGTCCGGGCACTGGCTTCCCTTCAAGGACCCCGAGCTGGTGGCTTCGGCCGCAACAGCTTTCATCGACAAGCACACAGGAAAGGATTAG
- a CDS encoding PucR family transcriptional regulator, which translates to MEIRDVPEKATLSERLADVVGWYANEGGPSYHRVPSELVAHDFFDGIELNISAFVKFMDTGRMPTAHDLRPVTELAMARLANGAGLPEVIGSYQKVSADLWRRFVSDTDPSERDSVLELMPKVTEYIFNVVTLIATEAARRSADPRSEARERERAAVDALLATGQASGSLDIDHPKFVIAVFHLSGSPGQSTAVSALKSRIESIDDVHLRLDSKGWVVVHWSDRSEQEVVAEFRARLDDAQQESQVHCWAGIASAKTASAVPDAYRIARGLASTAYRLNYPDFVADLAHSTVEYLVGASGPDLPAVADLVAPLLAADPIFEQTLRIYLDESCNQLATARRMHVHRNSVTYRLSKVHALTGLDPMTFVQAASLHAALIARDLS; encoded by the coding sequence ATGGAAATCCGCGATGTACCAGAGAAAGCAACGTTGAGCGAGCGCCTCGCTGATGTGGTCGGTTGGTACGCGAACGAGGGTGGGCCCTCGTATCACCGTGTGCCGAGCGAACTCGTGGCCCACGACTTCTTCGACGGTATCGAACTCAATATCTCGGCGTTCGTGAAGTTCATGGACACCGGAAGGATGCCGACCGCGCACGATCTGAGGCCGGTCACCGAACTGGCGATGGCGCGCCTGGCCAACGGTGCCGGACTCCCCGAGGTGATCGGGTCGTATCAGAAGGTTTCGGCCGACCTGTGGCGACGATTCGTCTCCGACACCGACCCGTCCGAGCGCGACAGCGTGCTCGAGCTGATGCCGAAGGTCACCGAATACATCTTCAACGTAGTCACTCTCATCGCCACCGAGGCCGCGCGGCGGTCGGCCGATCCGCGATCGGAGGCGCGAGAACGAGAGCGAGCCGCCGTCGACGCGCTACTGGCAACCGGTCAGGCCTCCGGTTCGTTGGACATCGATCACCCGAAGTTCGTGATCGCCGTCTTCCATCTGTCCGGATCGCCCGGGCAGAGCACTGCTGTCTCGGCTCTCAAGTCTCGGATCGAGTCGATCGATGATGTTCATCTGCGGTTGGATTCGAAAGGATGGGTGGTGGTGCATTGGTCGGACCGCAGCGAACAGGAGGTCGTCGCCGAGTTTCGGGCAAGACTGGACGACGCGCAGCAGGAATCGCAGGTGCACTGCTGGGCGGGCATCGCGTCTGCGAAGACTGCGAGTGCGGTGCCGGACGCGTACAGAATCGCACGTGGGCTGGCATCGACTGCGTACCGGCTGAATTACCCCGATTTCGTTGCCGATCTCGCACACTCGACCGTCGAGTATCTCGTCGGTGCGTCGGGCCCCGACCTTCCTGCCGTCGCCGACCTGGTCGCGCCGTTGCTCGCCGCGGACCCGATTTTCGAGCAGACGCTGCGAATCTATCTCGACGAAAGCTGCAACCAACTGGCAACCGCCCGTCGAATGCACGTGCACCGAAATTCGGTGACCTACCGGTTGAGCAAGGTCCATGCGTTGACCGGTCTCGATCCGATGACTTTCGTCCAGGCGGCATCGCTGCACGCGGCGTTGATCGCACGCGACCTGTCCTAA
- a CDS encoding TetR/AcrR family transcriptional regulator has protein sequence MTDNGSVGASADSALPPTPPARPRTQAQRSSAMRAKLLDATIECLDEFGYVGMSTARIAEKAGVTRGAQIHHFGSKADLVAAAVEHLVARRAQDALDQVRQFDMSKDLIGQMLDLLWDLHKGPVFVATVELWVAARTDPELAPLLDDLGPAMMESVIGAFSVRDPNGGGAQWRVLRNIVYLAMDAIRGIVLATFADRDHLKRDRLWARARGQLRAFAQIELANAAMAADVSALFRSIRPPGVTPST, from the coding sequence ATGACCGATAACGGGTCCGTCGGGGCCTCCGCAGATTCGGCATTACCGCCGACGCCACCGGCACGGCCTCGAACGCAGGCCCAGCGCAGCTCGGCGATGCGCGCAAAACTACTCGATGCCACCATCGAGTGTCTCGACGAATTCGGTTACGTCGGGATGAGCACGGCGCGGATCGCGGAAAAAGCCGGGGTCACACGCGGGGCGCAGATCCATCATTTCGGGTCGAAGGCCGACCTGGTCGCGGCCGCCGTCGAACATCTGGTTGCTCGGCGAGCCCAAGATGCTCTCGATCAGGTGCGCCAGTTCGACATGTCGAAGGACCTGATCGGTCAGATGCTCGATCTTCTCTGGGACCTGCACAAAGGTCCGGTGTTCGTCGCCACGGTGGAATTGTGGGTGGCGGCCCGGACGGATCCCGAACTGGCACCACTGCTCGACGACCTGGGCCCGGCCATGATGGAGAGTGTGATCGGTGCGTTCAGCGTCCGCGATCCCAACGGCGGCGGAGCTCAGTGGAGGGTCCTGCGCAACATCGTCTACCTCGCCATGGACGCCATACGCGGCATAGTGTTGGCCACCTTCGCCGACCGCGACCATCTCAAGCGAGACCGATTGTGGGCCCGGGCGCGTGGACAGCTGCGGGCGTTCGCGCAGATCGAGCTCGCGAACGCAGCAATGGCTGCCGACGTGTCCGCGTTGTTCAGATCGATTCGCCCTCCTGGGGTCACCCCATCGACGTAG